One part of the Halobacteriovoraceae bacterium genome encodes these proteins:
- a CDS encoding NAD(P)/FAD-dependent oxidoreductase — MTQKVYPVTVIGGGAAGTQAALRCVLNNDETLFFPGSSKHKKKSRAFWVTKVENMPSLFQYKKGIQEPNDEVYKWIAQESHFKDKFIHKKNLGIEKIQKTSEGFFELEDNKGEKYLTEYIILCTGVMDVQPEINGEISPIFPYANAQIVDYCLRCDGHHVIGKNLSIIGHNSGSVWVGVMLHERYGVPVTLLNNGKQAIYDDEVNKLIRKYSIKVYSQKIVEILGDKKESLLKGYKLEDGSIVESDFTFVSLGMIVYNELAKQLGADVDDRGFVLTDNKGLTNIENLYIAGDLRAGIKKQIYTAWDSAVDCADAINALIRKKKRIL; from the coding sequence ATGATGAAACTCTATTTTTTCCTGGTTCAAGTAAACATAAGAAAAAATCAAGAGCTTTTTGGGTTACAAAAGTTGAAAATATGCCCTCCCTTTTTCAATATAAAAAAGGTATTCAAGAACCGAATGATGAGGTTTACAAATGGATTGCACAAGAAAGTCATTTCAAAGATAAATTTATCCATAAGAAAAATTTAGGGATTGAGAAAATTCAAAAAACCTCTGAAGGATTTTTTGAACTTGAAGATAATAAAGGTGAAAAGTATTTAACAGAATACATCATTCTTTGTACAGGAGTGATGGATGTCCAACCTGAGATCAATGGTGAAATTTCACCTATATTTCCGTATGCTAATGCCCAAATTGTAGACTACTGCTTAAGATGTGATGGACACCATGTGATTGGTAAAAATTTGTCAATTATAGGGCATAATTCTGGATCAGTTTGGGTAGGAGTAATGTTACATGAAAGATATGGTGTCCCGGTAACTTTACTTAATAACGGTAAACAAGCAATTTATGACGATGAGGTTAACAAATTAATACGTAAATATTCTATTAAAGTTTATTCTCAAAAAATAGTTGAGATTCTTGGAGATAAGAAGGAGTCTCTTTTAAAAGGATATAAACTTGAGGATGGAAGTATTGTTGAAAGTGATTTTACTTTTGTATCCCTTGGAATGATTGTTTACAATGAACTGGCCAAGCAATTAGGGGCAGATGTAGATGATAGGGGTTTTGTTCTTACCGATAATAAGGGTCTCACAAACATTGAAAATCTTTACATTGCTGGAGATCTAAGAGCTGGTATCAAGAAGCAAATTTATACTGCTTGGGACAGCGCAGTTGATTGTGCTGATGCTATAAATGCTCTTATTAGAAAAAAGAAAAGAATACTATAA